A window of Odocoileus virginianus isolate 20LAN1187 ecotype Illinois chromosome 3, Ovbor_1.2, whole genome shotgun sequence genomic DNA:
tacagtctgtgggttcaACTCTTGAGCTAAGACAAGGATTCTCACTCAACTTAGTTGTGTAGTGTTTAAGCAGAtaccctgaaaacctgatctttttaacttttaaaagaagaaagtaaaatgagTAAGTAGGCTCACAGGCTCTCAGGAAAAATCAAATGTGGTAAAGAGTTGAAACAATTCCTGGAATACTGTCAGCTTCATATAAAGGTTGTATATTATCCTACCACTACTAGCAATAATTTCCCAATTTAAATATGCACAAAATGGTTTACATGAAGTTCAAGGAATTAGATTAAATAATTTGAGAATGATTAAGGGGGAAAGTTGCTATACAGACagtgtttccttctctgtctggtgTCTTGGGTGGGTTGTTAGTGTGGTTTAATAACAGTGACCTCCCCATTTAACAAAGTGCAGCAAAGATTTGTCCAGAGCCCAGCAAATACCCTCCTTGGTCTCCCTCCATCTATGTAGTAAATAGCTTCAAGGTCTTCACATGTATTGATCACTTCTCCAGTCCTTGATTTTCTTTAATCACAAATATAAACTTGATCAGTAGGcattgttttgaaatttatttaactGTTTTTCAATTTTGCTAAGAGCCAGATTTCTTCTGCCACTGAAGGTAGAATTTAAcagaaaagttatatttttaatacaatgcATCCTAGGCTTGCTAgacatttatattaatatcaaGAAATCTTTTGCAGTGTTTTCTACTTCTTTAGTACTCTGGAACTCAGAACTGATAATGAATTGAATATTATAATTAGCATTGGGAATTATTACAAAGTATATCTGAAACTTGAACATGATTCCTGAAATATCCCTGCATCATAACAAGTTCTAAACTCTTCCCAGAAAGAGAAGCCAATATTTCATTCTCATTGGTAATAgcttttgaaatttaatattttatatgtctGAAATTGAGAAGTTTAAAAGTTTAATCTTGATAAGAGAAAAATGTAGAATAAGAAGCTATTCCTTATTCCCTAAGAAAGGTAGATTATattatgtgtctatttttctttttatttattgtgtagctgttttaaaattatactttaaatcaCATTTGTATAATATTTCCCCTGAATAGACGAATGTGATTTCCTTAAATCTAAGCAAGTTTAATTTGCCTTTGGTTCATGTTCAGTGACTAGCACAAGGCTGGCTATAAGCAgcaaaatagaagaggaaacaatGAATTAGTGTCAGAAGTATCAGTgttgttcagtttttctttcttcatctcagTTTCCAAGAATAATTAATTGATGTGTATTAAAGCAGATAACATTTGGGAAAATAACCAAAGTTTTGTCTGATAGATGGCAGTAACCCTTTAAAGCAGATGAATTTTCAACTTGGAAACACATGTATGAGACAGAAATAAGATGGATTTCTACATAAAGCTCTGCTTATACAGgataacatttcaaaaacatatatgtatttatccatatttatgtatatttatatagacttagcacacaccacatagacatatttgtttaaaatttaaatatatatacataattatatgtatatgtacactcCACATAACCACAGTGCCTCACAGTATCACCCAATCTTATAGACAAAAGAGATTCAAGTGTTTTGTATAGATTTTCCTTAAATTATAtttcgccttctcccagagtccacaagtctgttccatacatctgagtctctttttctgttttgcatatagggttatcgttaccatctttctaaagtccatatatatgtgttagtatactgtaatggtctttatctttctggcttacttcgctctgtataatgggctccagtttcatccatctcattagaagtgattcaaatgaattctttttaatggctgagtaatattccatggtgtatatgtaccacagcttcctcatccattcgtctgctgatgggcatctgggttgcatcctgagaaagaagaatggaactggaggaatcaatctgcctgacttcagactctactacaaagccacagtcatcaagacagtatggtactggcacaaagacagaaatatagatcaatggaacagaatagaaagcccagagataagtccacgaacctatggtcaccttatcttcgacaaaggaggcaaggatatacagtggaaaaaagataacctctttaacaagtggtgctgggaaaactggtcaaccacctgtaaaagaatgaaactagaacactttctaacaccatacacaaaaataaactcaaaatggattaaagatctaaatgtaagttcagtaacttttaaaatctttcttataTGTAATACATCTCCAAGAGTTTTAAAACTCCCAGTTGGATCCTTAAACTGGGGATAATAAAATTCCAAGTTCTATAAAAAGCATTTTAGAAGCGtgtaatatcttttttaaaaaaagtaatttactTTTTGTGTTTGCGTAGGCCAGATGCTACATAAATTTCCATTCTTCTCCATGAAGGACATTACATCATCATATGTCATAAAATTCAACTGCAGCAAAATAGCTGTAAGTTAACAACTTTTTAGACACACTGTTGTAAATTACTAGTTTTCTAGTAATCTGTAGAATTATAGATACTTTTAAAACTCCATATCTACAGGGTCATAGAATTTCCTCTTGTTAGCACAATTGAgtggtacacacatacacatatgtgcacactcTCAGTAAACATTCATTTCAGTTGGTAGATTCCTATAAGTAATCCATTAACTTCAAAGTTCTCCTTGGTGGTCTAGGTGAAACCTCATGGACAATATCACCTGGATGACCAGCTACACTGAAAGACTAGATTTCACCCTGGTGGGAATCTTCAGTCAATCCCAACACCCTGCTCTCCTCTGTTTGGTCATTTTTGTGGTTTTCCTAATGGCCTTGTCTGGAAATATCATTCTGATTTGTTTGATATATTCTGATGCTCACCtacacacccccatgtactttttcATCAGTCAGCTGTCTTTCATGGACATGATGTACATTTCTGTTACTGTACCCAAGATGCTCATGGACCAGATCACAGGTGTGAACAAGATCTCAGTCCCTGAATGTGGGACTCAGATGTTCCTCTATGTGACACTAGCAGGTTCAGAATTTTTCCTTCTAGCCTCCATGGCCTATGATCGCTACACGGCCATTTGCTATCCTCTCCATTACCCTGTCCTTATGAAGCACAGGGTGTGTCTCTTCCTGGCATCTGGCTGCTGGTTTCTGGGCTCAGTGGACGGCTTCTTGTTTACTCCCATCACCATGACCTTCCCCTTCTGCAGATCCCGGGAGAtccatcatttcttctgtgaagtTCCTGCTGTATTAAAGCTTTCCTGCTCAGACACCTCCCTCTATGAGATTTTCATGTACCTGTGTTGTGTCCTCATGCTCCTCGTTCCTGTGACAATCATTTCAGGCTCTTACTACTTTATCCTCCTCACCATTCACAGGATGAACTCAGCAGAGGGTCGGAAGAAGGCATTTGCCACTTGTTCTTCCCACATGACTGTGGTCATCCTCTTTTATGGGGCTGCCATCTACACATATATGCTTCCCAACTCCTACCACACCCCTGAGAAGGACATGATGGTATCTGTCTTTTACACCATACTCACTCCTGTACTAAACCCTTTAATCTATAGTCTAAGGAATAAGGATGTTATGGGGGCTCTGAAGAAAATGTTGAATGGGGGAATTGCTTTTCAAGAAACTATAAAGTAAGAAACTTTGTATTAATGTGTTTTACCTTCTTTTTACATTTCATAAGTTTAGATTCTTATGCCTACAGCACCACTTAGAATTTTATACTATCATATCTCATTGTCACACTTTTTTAGAGAAGTCTTTCCTTGAATGAGAAAACTCTCCAATTTTCCAATCCTTCTCACTCAAAATGCATTATATAattatactgtattgatgttatTTACTGAAGCTGATAAGTGCACTATGACTTTgtagatgaatatatatatatatattccttggaAACACGTAATAAcaatgtttaaaggaaaaaagttatgagATGCTATGAAATTGATTAAATGGGGGATAATGAAGCAAAAACTATACAATATTAACAACTGGAGATTCTGAATAAAGGGTATATGGTTTGTACTATTCTTATTCATGCtacttttctataaataaatacaatccACATAAACAGTTAAACTATCAATCCTCActcctttattgaatttgtctcctGCTTCGTGGCAATGTAAATGACATAATACCTAAGAAAACATGCTCATTTTCATGTGGCTAATTATTACCGAGATAATCCTGTCTCTGCCCAACTTTATATGGCCTGCTTTTTCCACATGGGTGAATTCTGAAGGCATTTAGTGGAGGTTAACTGTTCTCTGCAAGTAGTAGGTTTAGAATGCAGAATTGCATAAAGGACAGAGGGAAACATATACATTCAAAGTGGCAGAAAGATTTAGAGAAGATTCCTCCATGGGGCGACATCTGAACCAAGTTTTGAAGTATGTAATTTATTACACAAAGAGAGGCAAGATATCAAATTTCAAActcctttatttattcaattattcgATGAATATTTCCTATACTACACTATAAtccaaaataaaagctaaatgaGAATAAAATCTGAATACTACATGGCTGCTGTTCCCAAGGGATCTGGATCTGTAGCTGTAGTTTTACACACAAATGGTTGCTATAAATCATTTGCTGTGTCTTGATGTTCATGAAGAATGGGTACAGCTCATAAAGAGATATCAATTCTATCTGTGACATGTAAGTTGGGTAAAACAAAAGGTTGAGAGCAGCCCCTGGAATTCAGTGTTGAATGGTAATCAGATGTTAACTTCAGATGAGTACAAACaactggaggagagaaagaggattGTTCAAGGACACAAAAAAGAATAGCACAAAGGCCAGTTTACCAAGCAGGAGAGGAAAATGTTCCAAAGGCTCCTCCTTTCCTGCCTTACTTTATAGACTAATTTCTTGACCTTCTGTGATCCAGAGTTTTACAAACATCAACCAAACAATGAGATTAttctttttgaaatgttaaatCAGTGGAAATCAACTGGGAAGTTTAACATTAGAGATGGGGAATGGAGGTGAGTGAGAATGAGAATTGAATGgtgttttgttactgttgttcagttgctaagccatgtctgattctttgtgacccaatggactgcagcatgccaggattccctgtccttcactatctcctagagtgtgttcaaactcaaatccattgagttggtgatgctatccaaccatctcatctggtcactcccttttcctcttgccctaaatctttcccagaagcaaggtctttcccaatgagtcagctctttgcatcaggtggccaaagtattggagcttcagcttcagcatcagtccctccaatgaatattcagggttggtttcctttaggattcactggtttgatatccttgcaatccaagagactctcaagaatcttctcaagttccacagtttgaaaatatcaattcttcggtctcagccttctttatgatccaattcacatccatgggcttccctgatagatcagttggtaaagaatccacctgccatgcaggagaccctgattcgatttctgggtcaggaagatcctctggagaaaggtaggatacccactccagtattcttgggtttcccttgtggctcagctggtaaaaaatgcaggagacctgggtttgatccttgggttgggaagatcccctggagaagggaaaggctacgcactccagtattctggcctggagaattccacggactgtatagtccatggagtcacaaaaagtcagacacaactgattgactttcactttcacttttctcgcatccatacatgactactacaaagctatagcTTTCACCATAtgaacctctgttggcaaagtgatgtctctgctatttaatacactgtctgagtttgtcatagcttttcttccaaggaacaaacatcttttaatttcatggttgcaatcaccatctgtagtgatcttggagcacaagaaaataaaatgggtcactgttttcactttttctcttggtatttgccatgaagtgatggaaccagatgccatcaacttagttttttgaatagtGAGTTCTAAGatagttttttcactctcctctttcaccttcaagaggcactttaattcctcttcacattctgccattaaGATAGTATCATCTGCATGCCCAAGGTTGTTGATACTTTTCCTGGAAATTGTGATTCTAGTTTGTAACTCATTCAACCTGACATtttgcacgatgtactctgcatacaaattaaataagcagggttaaattatacagtcttgacatgctcctttcccgattttgaaccagttcattgttgcATGTCtgattctagctgttgcttcttgacttgacTGCAGGTTTCTAGGagaaaggtaaggtggtctggtagccgtatctttttaagaattttccagtttgttgtggtccacacagtcaaaggctttattgtagccagtaaagcagaagtagatgttttcctggaatttccttgctttctctatgatctagaGAACgttgacaatttaatctctggttcctctgccttttctacacccagcttgtacatctggatgttGCTGGTTCTCaaactgctgaaacctagcttgaaggattttgagcaacaCCTCGCTAACATGTGCATTGAGTGCAATTTTAaggtagtttgaacatgctttagcattgcccttctttgggattggaatgaaaactgaccttttccagtcttgtggtggCCACTgcttcattttccaaatttgctgccatattcagtgtagcactttaacagcatcatcttttaggattagaaatagctcagcaggaattccatcactttcactaaTTTTGtatgtagtaatgctttctaaggcccacttaacttcacattctaggatgtctggctctaggtgagtggccacaccatcgtggctatctgggtcataaagaccttttttgtatagtttttctgtgtattcttaccagctcttcttaatctcttctgcttattAGATTCTTATAATttttgccctttattgtgcctatccttgcatgaaatcttccctcactatgtccaattttcttgaagagatctctagactttcccattctatttttttttttcctacttctttgcattgttcacttaagaaagctttcttatttctccttgatattctctggaactctgcattcagatgggtatatatttccctttctcccttgtcttttacttctcttcttttctcaactatttgtagaGCCTCCTCACAAAACCATTCTGTCTtcctgcatttcattttctttgggatgattttggtcactgcctcctgtacaatgttatgaacctccatcatagttcttcaggcactctgtcaaccagatctaatcccttgaatttatttgtcaactccactgtataatcataagggatgtgatttaggtcatgtctgaatggcctagtggttttccctactttcttcaatttaggcctgaattttgcaataaggagctcatgatctgagccacagtgtaGGGAAAGATCAAATTAGCCAAGACAGCATGTTCAGGCTCTCTCGACCCACATTTTATAAAGAAtgactatgtaacagctgagatcatttatatCACTGTGCATTCGCATCACGAGGTACTCGCTTGGTCATGAGCTACTTTATGCTGTAGGGATATATGGGCTCCACCTAGAAAGAGGGGGAATTACTGCCGTAACACAGCTGTGTCCCTTGGGTCAGCCACAAGAAGAGAGAATATTGTGTGTCTGCTGCTACAACTGCTGTGTCAGCCAGGAGATAATAaacgtgtctgcagttcctagAGCTCCTGGCTCTTCAAGTCTTCTTCTAGCCTCTTAACTCACTCCTTACCTGCCCTGGGTTCAGCAAATAGTGCAGACAGTGTGAACAGCAGACAACTGGCATAACATACAGGATCAGCAATACAATTGATGCAGCAAGCAGGGTCAGCAATATGCACAGTCATCTCtaggccttgtttttgctgactgtatagagattctccatctctggctccaaagaatataaacagTCTGCTTTCGATGTTGATcatttggtgatgttcatgtgcagaatcatctcttgtgttgtttcaagagggtgtttgctatgaccaatgtgttctcttggcaaaactctgttaacctttgttCTGCTTCACTGTGTATTCCAAGGTCAAGCTTGCttgtttctccaggtatctcttgacttcctccttttgcattccaatccctgatgatgaaaaaaaatttttttttcttggcattagctctagaaggtcttggaggccttcacagaactgttcagcttcagcttcttgagtgttagtggttgggacataaacttggattgctgtgatgttgaatggtttgccttggaaatgaaccgagatcattctatcatttttgagattgtacccaactACTGTTTTTCAGACTATTTTGTTTAccatgaaggctactccatttcttctagggcaTTCTTGACCACAGTGGTAACTATAATAGTCATTTgaactaaattcacccattcccgtccattattaattcactgattcttaaaatgttgatgttgagtcttgccatctcctgcttgactatgtccaatttaccttgattcatggtccTAACCATTCTTGGtacctatgcaatattattctttactgcatcagactttactttcaccaccagacacacccacagcTAACTGTcacttctgctttggcccagcctcttcattctttctggagctatttctcctctATTCCCCAGTATCTTATTGAACATCTTCTGATGCAAGAGTCTCATCTCccattgttatatctttttgtgttttcatactgttcatgggattctcaaggcaagaactctggagtggtttgctattccatCCTCTGGCAGACTacattttctcagaactctcctctatgacccatccatcttggggtGACTCTGCACATCATGgctcatcagtcagtcagtcagttcagttgctcagtcgtgtctgactctttgcgaccccatgaattgcagcatgccaggcctccctgtccatcaccaactcccagagtttactcaaactcatgtccattgagttggtgatgccatccagccatctcatcctctgccgtccccttctcctcctgcccccaatctctcccagcatcagggtcttttccaatgagtcaactcttcacatcaggtggccaaagtatcggagtttcagcttcagcatcagtccttccaatgaatacccaggacagatctcctttaggatgggctggttggatctccttgcagtccaagggactctcaagagtcttctccaacaccacaattcaaaa
This region includes:
- the LOC110149443 gene encoding olfactory receptor 2T29-like, producing MDNITWMTSYTERLDFTLVGIFSQSQHPALLCLVIFVVFLMALSGNIILICLIYSDAHLHTPMYFFISQLSFMDMMYISVTVPKMLMDQITGVNKISVPECGTQMFLYVTLAGSEFFLLASMAYDRYTAICYPLHYPVLMKHRVCLFLASGCWFLGSVDGFLFTPITMTFPFCRSREIHHFFCEVPAVLKLSCSDTSLYEIFMYLCCVLMLLVPVTIISGSYYFILLTIHRMNSAEGRKKAFATCSSHMTVVILFYGAAIYTYMLPNSYHTPEKDMMVSVFYTILTPVLNPLIYSLRNKDVMGALKKMLNGGIAFQETIK